AGACGGCGAAATCTGATCCGGATCCAGCACCGCGTATGGATCCGGCAAAAAAACCAGACAGCGGCAACAACCGAAAGTATAGAAAGAAGTTCATTCATGTCGTCAAACGGTTTTGGCTCACAAAACTCGCGCGTGCATAACATGCGCTCGCTGTTCAGCATGTTCTCGAGCGACCTTGCCATCGATCTAGGCACGGCCAATACGTTGGTATATGCCAAAGGCAAAGGCATTGTCGTCAACGAGCCCTCGATTGTCGCCATCAACAAGAACACCGGTGAGGTTGAGGCTGTCGGCAAGGAAGCCAAGGAGATGCTGGGCCGCACGCCCGGCAACATCGTGGCGATCAAGCCGATGAAAGACGGCGTAATCGCCGACTTCAAGGTCACCGAGAAGATGCTGAACTACTTCATCCAGAAGGCGCACAACCGAAAGATGATGGTGCATCCGCGCATCGTCATCGGCGTTCCTTCTGAGATCACCCAGGTGGAAAAGCGCGCAGTCATGGATTCGGCATATCGCGCGAAGGCGAGTGAAGTTCACCTGGTGGAGCAGGCGATGGTCGCGGCGATCGGAGCCGGCCTTCCCATTACGGAACCGAGCGGAAACATGGTGGTCGATATTGGCGGAGGCACTACCGATATCGCGGTGATTTCCCTTTCCGGCATCGTGTATTCGCGTTCGGTGCGCATGGCTGGTAATCAGATGGATGAAGCCATCATGAATTACCTGAAGCGAAAATATAACTTGCTGATCGGCGAGCGCACCGCCGAGCAGATCAAGATCGAAATCGGCTCGGCCTTCCCCCTGGATAAGCCGCTGACCATGGAGATCAAAGGCCGCAACCTGATCGAGGGTGTTCCCAAAACGGCAACAGTCGACGACAGCGAAATCCGCGAAGCTCTTAGCGAGTGCGTTTCGACGATCATGAACGCAATCCGCGTTGCCCTGGAACGTACGCCGCCAGAACTGAGCGCTGATATCAGCGACCGCGGCATCGTTCTCACTGGGGGCGGCGCGTTGCTCAAGAACCTGGATAAGCGTATTCGCGAGGAAACCGGGTTGCCGGTTTCGATTGCGGATGATCCGCTCGCCAGCGTTGTGCTGGGAACCGGCAAGATGCTCAGCGACTTCAAGCTGCTGCGCAAGATTTCGATCGAGTAGTTAAAGCCGATTTCAGC
The sequence above is a segment of the Acidobacteriota bacterium genome. Coding sequences within it:
- a CDS encoding rod shape-determining protein (functions in MreBCD complex in some organisms), with translation MSSNGFGSQNSRVHNMRSLFSMFSSDLAIDLGTANTLVYAKGKGIVVNEPSIVAINKNTGEVEAVGKEAKEMLGRTPGNIVAIKPMKDGVIADFKVTEKMLNYFIQKAHNRKMMVHPRIVIGVPSEITQVEKRAVMDSAYRAKASEVHLVEQAMVAAIGAGLPITEPSGNMVVDIGGGTTDIAVISLSGIVYSRSVRMAGNQMDEAIMNYLKRKYNLLIGERTAEQIKIEIGSAFPLDKPLTMEIKGRNLIEGVPKTATVDDSEIREALSECVSTIMNAIRVALERTPPELSADISDRGIVLTGGGALLKNLDKRIREETGLPVSIADDPLASVVLGTGKMLSDFKLLRKISIE